A single Mangrovimonas sp. YM274 DNA region contains:
- a CDS encoding glycoside hydrolase family 43 protein, producing MFKLHQIKLTIIGIMISCSLFGQTAPSTFENPILPGYHPDPSICRVGDDYYLVNSTFVWFPGLPIYHSKDLVNWELIGHAIDRPDQMKFDDLPDMLGLFAPTIRYHDGTFYIINTCVGCGMNFYVTASNPAGPWSDPNWLPEADGIDPSIMWDDDGTCYYTGVVGTEQPEWKDQGVIYNQVLDLEQKKLVGERHNATYGHANNASYSEGPHLYKINGKYLLMISEGGTGIYHALTVHHSDSPFGPYTTDYINPVLSHRHLGQDYPVHAIGHGDLVQTQNGEWWCVMLGKRRLERLTTLARETFLAKVEFDEQTPVFNPGEGKVLMTQTRPNLPWTPFEKKPAKDEFEGDKLDLKWCTIRTPKKPFYTVEKGAVNLNLRKEVMDSLVNSSILVQRIEHYKFEASTKMTFKTSKDNEQAGLTVYRTNENHFNLLKDKNSLVLIKSFKGEQTEIARIPYKNKEVYFHVEGNDLNIQFSYGESMESLKPIGETQNLIVIADLQGNAMFNGPGIGMYATSNGKASKNKAIYEWFYYEGQ from the coding sequence ATGTTTAAATTACACCAAATCAAACTAACCATTATTGGTATAATGATTAGTTGCTCCCTCTTCGGACAAACCGCTCCAAGTACATTTGAAAACCCTATTCTTCCCGGGTACCATCCGGATCCGTCCATTTGTCGAGTTGGCGATGATTATTACTTAGTAAACTCAACCTTTGTATGGTTTCCCGGCTTGCCTATTTATCACAGCAAGGACCTTGTTAACTGGGAACTTATTGGACATGCCATTGACCGCCCGGACCAAATGAAATTTGACGATTTACCGGATATGCTAGGACTATTTGCCCCAACTATTCGCTATCACGACGGGACATTTTACATCATTAACACTTGTGTTGGCTGCGGTATGAACTTCTATGTAACCGCCTCCAATCCTGCGGGTCCTTGGTCCGATCCTAATTGGCTTCCTGAAGCTGATGGCATTGACCCTTCAATAATGTGGGACGATGATGGCACGTGTTACTATACAGGCGTTGTTGGAACAGAACAACCCGAATGGAAGGACCAAGGCGTCATTTACAATCAGGTTTTGGATTTGGAACAAAAGAAGTTGGTAGGCGAACGCCATAACGCCACCTATGGACACGCTAACAACGCTTCCTATTCCGAAGGACCTCATCTTTACAAAATAAACGGCAAATACCTCCTAATGATCTCTGAAGGAGGTACAGGAATTTACCATGCGCTCACCGTCCACCACAGCGACTCTCCTTTTGGCCCTTATACCACAGATTATATCAACCCTGTGTTGAGCCATCGCCACTTGGGACAGGATTACCCTGTGCATGCTATTGGTCATGGCGATTTGGTGCAGACCCAAAACGGCGAATGGTGGTGTGTGATGCTAGGCAAACGCCGTCTTGAACGTTTAACCACACTGGCCAGAGAAACCTTTTTGGCCAAAGTGGAGTTTGATGAGCAAACTCCAGTATTTAATCCAGGTGAAGGCAAAGTACTCATGACACAAACCCGCCCTAATTTACCATGGACGCCTTTTGAAAAGAAACCAGCAAAGGACGAGTTCGAAGGCGATAAATTGGATTTAAAATGGTGCACTATCCGCACGCCCAAGAAGCCCTTTTACACTGTAGAGAAAGGCGCGGTCAACTTAAATTTACGCAAGGAAGTTATGGACAGCCTTGTAAATTCTTCCATTTTGGTACAGCGCATTGAACACTATAAGTTTGAAGCCTCAACCAAGATGACGTTTAAAACCTCCAAAGACAATGAGCAGGCCGGTCTAACAGTTTACAGAACAAACGAAAATCATTTCAACCTTCTAAAAGACAAAAATTCTTTGGTACTAATTAAGTCTTTTAAAGGAGAACAAACAGAAATAGCCCGCATCCCTTACAAAAATAAAGAGGTATACTTTCACGTAGAAGGCAACGATTTGAACATTCAATTTAGTTACGGAGAGAGTATGGAATCCCTCAAACCTATTGGAGAAACCCAAAACTTGATTGTAATTGCAGACCTTCAAGGGAACGCCATGTTCAATGGCCCAGGTATTGGTATGTATGCCACAAGCAATGGCAAAGCCTCCAAAAATAAAGCCATTTACGAGTGGTTTTATTATGAAGGACAATAA
- a CDS encoding bifunctional 2-polyprenyl-6-hydroxyphenol methylase/3-demethylubiquinol 3-O-methyltransferase UbiG — protein MEETWLKQWNDRYKAPAYAYGTSPNEFLKDQIEKLQTGKILFGAEGEGRNAVYAATQGWTVDAFDISIEGQKKATQLALKNHVSIQYQVGLLPHLEYEDEHFDAIALIYAHFPPNIRSEYHKLLDRKLKKGGLIILEAFSKNHLAYRTKNPKVGGPPNLNALFSIEELQSDFDNYEILELTEKEIELSEGLYHNGTGSVIRFIGRKTS, from the coding sequence ATGGAAGAGACCTGGCTCAAACAATGGAACGACAGATACAAAGCACCTGCATATGCCTATGGCACCTCACCGAATGAATTTTTAAAAGACCAGATAGAAAAATTACAAACAGGAAAGATTCTTTTTGGCGCGGAAGGCGAAGGCCGAAATGCCGTTTACGCCGCTACGCAAGGTTGGACCGTAGACGCCTTTGATATTAGCATTGAAGGCCAAAAGAAGGCCACACAGCTTGCCCTAAAAAACCATGTTTCCATACAATACCAAGTAGGCCTACTACCTCACTTGGAATATGAAGACGAGCATTTTGATGCCATCGCACTTATTTACGCTCATTTCCCTCCAAATATCCGATCGGAATACCATAAACTACTTGACAGAAAATTAAAAAAGGGCGGCCTCATAATTCTAGAAGCATTCAGCAAAAACCATCTTGCATACAGAACCAAAAACCCAAAAGTTGGCGGACCACCTAACCTAAATGCGCTATTCTCAATTGAAGAACTCCAGTCCGATTTTGACAACTATGAAATTTTGGAACTTACAGAAAAAGAAATTGAACTAAGTGAAGGCCTATACCACAACGGGACAGGTTCTGTAATAAGGTTTATTGGTAGAAAAACATCTTGA
- a CDS encoding S9 family peptidase — protein sequence MKPLIYLTLVVLSNISVWGQETLLCTGNYWSEDEAAIIMKKFASEWHDLPSWEARANRIKEGIIEGLQLEKMPKITGDFNPIINDRKEMDGYIVENIAIESFPGFYITGNLYRPLETKEKYAAILSPHGHLKNKRFTVYVQKRCAVLARMGAIVFAYDMVGYGECKQVKHNIPIALLLQTWNSKRVLDYLLSRPDVDPERIGMTGGSGGGTQTFILTAIDNRIKVSAPVVQVSAHFFGGCICESGLPIHKSSNHQTNNVEITALCAPRPLLLVSDGDDWTRNTPRVEYPYLQKVYSLYGQDSKVENTHLPMEKHDFGISKRAAVYDFFTRHLQLNNNIVPNKEGHQEDFVTVLSEDALKVFDKQQPKPKNMLHGNKAVIKYLGINLK from the coding sequence ATGAAACCACTTATATACCTGACTCTTGTTGTTTTAAGCAACATTTCAGTTTGGGGACAAGAAACCCTATTATGTACTGGCAACTATTGGTCAGAAGATGAAGCCGCAATAATTATGAAAAAATTTGCTTCGGAATGGCACGATTTACCTTCTTGGGAAGCCCGGGCAAACAGAATTAAAGAGGGTATTATTGAAGGGCTACAACTTGAAAAAATGCCAAAGATTACAGGAGATTTCAACCCGATTATAAATGACAGAAAAGAAATGGATGGCTATATTGTGGAAAACATTGCCATTGAAAGCTTTCCCGGATTTTATATCACAGGTAACCTTTACAGACCATTGGAAACTAAAGAAAAGTATGCTGCCATATTAAGTCCTCATGGTCATTTAAAAAACAAACGTTTTACAGTTTATGTTCAAAAACGATGTGCCGTTTTGGCGCGCATGGGAGCTATTGTATTTGCGTACGATATGGTTGGATACGGCGAATGTAAGCAAGTAAAACACAATATTCCTATTGCATTGCTATTGCAAACTTGGAACAGTAAAAGAGTCCTTGACTATTTATTGTCTAGGCCCGATGTAGACCCAGAACGCATTGGAATGACCGGCGGTTCTGGAGGAGGCACACAAACGTTTATTTTAACGGCTATCGATAACCGGATAAAGGTTTCTGCCCCCGTGGTTCAAGTATCAGCTCATTTTTTTGGAGGCTGTATATGCGAAAGCGGCTTGCCAATTCATAAAAGTAGCAACCACCAAACCAACAATGTTGAGATTACAGCACTTTGCGCCCCTAGGCCTCTCCTCTTGGTTTCAGACGGTGATGATTGGACGCGAAATACCCCTAGAGTGGAATATCCATACCTTCAAAAAGTCTACAGTTTATATGGGCAAGATTCTAAAGTGGAGAATACACATTTACCAATGGAAAAACACGATTTTGGCATTTCTAAGCGCGCCGCTGTCTACGATTTTTTCACCCGTCACCTTCAACTGAACAACAATATTGTACCTAATAAAGAAGGACATCAAGAAGATTTCGTCACTGTACTTTCGGAAGATGCCCTTAAAGTATTCGACAAACAACAACCCAAACCCAAAAATATGTTACATGGCAACAAAGCTGTCATAAAATACCTTGGCATCAACCTTAAATAG
- a CDS encoding NAD(P)-binding domain-containing protein has protein sequence MNRKISILGCGWLGLALAIDLIDKGYEVYGSTTSNTKIKELAKNGIKPFLINISDSNLNIQEFLASDVLIISITSKSIADIKTLIMNIEKSKIQKIIFISSTSVYPFTNSIVTEETDTSNTPLAEIEKLFLANSSFKSTIIRFGGLFGYNRKPGNFIKPNKPVENPEGYVNLIHRDDCIQIIEQIILNDVWNEIFNACADSHPKRRDFYLKETKKVGNTSIVFNENSKNEYKIVSSQKLKNLLNHKFKYADLMHYE, from the coding sequence ATGAATCGAAAAATTAGCATATTAGGGTGCGGTTGGCTTGGATTAGCTTTGGCAATCGATCTAATTGACAAAGGATACGAAGTTTATGGTTCTACTACTTCAAATACTAAAATTAAAGAACTTGCAAAAAATGGCATTAAACCATTTCTAATTAACATTAGTGACTCCAACTTAAATATACAGGAGTTTCTAGCGTCCGATGTTTTAATCATCTCTATTACATCAAAGAGCATTGCGGATATTAAAACATTAATAATGAATATTGAAAAATCTAAGATTCAAAAAATCATATTCATCAGTTCAACTTCTGTTTATCCTTTCACAAATAGTATTGTCACAGAAGAGACCGATACATCCAACACCCCTCTTGCCGAAATTGAAAAATTATTTCTTGCCAACTCCTCATTTAAATCTACTATAATCAGGTTTGGTGGGCTCTTCGGCTACAATAGGAAGCCCGGAAACTTCATTAAACCCAACAAGCCGGTTGAAAATCCAGAAGGGTATGTAAACCTAATTCACAGAGATGATTGCATTCAAATAATTGAGCAAATCATTTTAAACGATGTTTGGAATGAAATTTTCAATGCCTGCGCTGATAGCCACCCCAAAAGGCGAGATTTCTACCTCAAAGAAACCAAAAAGGTTGGCAATACTTCAATTGTGTTCAATGAAAACTCAAAGAACGAATACAAAATCGTTAGTAGCCAAAAACTAAAAAACTTATTAAATCATAAATTCAAATATGCCGATTTAATGCATTATGAGTAA
- a CDS encoding carbon-nitrogen hydrolase family protein, with product MELSDIEKIELLYLQMEDYLEIKDVMQSAYTSMPDIYWRENHIDTLLKKFPEGQVVIKVNGQIAGCALSIIVDYDSHDDNHSYKQITANYTFDSHTYDGDILYGIDVFIKPEYRGLRLGRRLYDYRKELCEKLNLKGIAFGGRIPNYHKYSNELTPKEYIEKVRRKEIHDPVLNFQISNDFHPARILKGYLEGDQASMEFAVLLEWDNIYYEKPTKKAEVKKTVVRLGLIQWQMRPYKDIDSLLQQVEYFVDAVSGYRSDFALFPEFFNAPLMAQYNHLSEPEAIRELAKYTDEIVQKFSNLSITYNINIIAGSMPEMRNGKLFNVGYLCKRDGTIEPYEKIHVTPDEAKVWGMQGGHEVKVFDTDCGKIGILICYDSEFPELSRLLADDGMDILFVPFLTDTQNGYSRVRHCAQARAIENECYVAIAGSVGNLPNVHNMDIQFAQSMVFTPCDFSFPTNGIKAEATPNTEMILIADVDIDLLRELNEFGSVRNLKDRRRDVFELKRKR from the coding sequence ATGGAACTAAGCGACATAGAGAAAATTGAACTTTTATACCTCCAAATGGAGGATTATTTAGAGATCAAAGACGTCATGCAATCTGCATACACCTCCATGCCAGACATTTACTGGAGAGAAAATCATATTGACACATTACTTAAAAAGTTTCCCGAGGGACAGGTGGTCATTAAGGTAAATGGCCAAATTGCAGGATGTGCATTATCCATAATAGTAGATTATGACAGCCATGACGACAACCATTCTTACAAACAAATAACCGCAAATTACACCTTCGATTCTCACACTTATGATGGTGATATCTTATATGGTATAGACGTGTTTATAAAACCTGAATACAGAGGCTTAAGACTAGGAAGAAGACTCTACGATTACAGGAAGGAATTATGCGAAAAATTAAATCTTAAAGGAATTGCCTTTGGAGGAAGAATTCCAAACTACCACAAGTACTCCAACGAACTGACTCCAAAGGAATACATAGAAAAAGTAAGAAGAAAAGAAATTCACGACCCTGTACTGAATTTTCAAATTTCCAACGACTTCCACCCTGCCCGAATTCTAAAAGGGTATTTGGAAGGAGACCAAGCTTCTATGGAGTTTGCCGTGCTCCTTGAATGGGACAATATCTACTATGAAAAGCCTACAAAAAAAGCAGAAGTCAAGAAAACCGTTGTCCGGTTAGGATTAATACAATGGCAAATGAGACCATACAAGGATATTGATTCTTTGCTCCAACAAGTAGAATATTTCGTTGATGCTGTATCTGGCTACAGATCGGATTTTGCTTTATTCCCTGAATTTTTCAATGCCCCTTTAATGGCGCAATACAATCACTTAAGTGAGCCTGAGGCCATCCGGGAATTGGCGAAATACACCGATGAGATTGTGCAAAAATTCTCAAATTTATCCATAACCTATAATATCAATATCATTGCCGGAAGTATGCCAGAAATGAGAAACGGCAAACTCTTCAATGTTGGATATCTGTGCAAAAGAGATGGTACCATAGAACCCTACGAAAAAATCCATGTCACCCCAGACGAAGCTAAAGTATGGGGAATGCAAGGAGGGCATGAAGTAAAAGTTTTTGATACCGATTGTGGTAAAATTGGAATTTTGATATGTTATGATTCTGAGTTCCCCGAACTAAGCAGGCTTCTTGCCGATGATGGCATGGACATATTGTTTGTTCCATTTTTAACCGATACCCAAAACGGGTATTCCAGAGTAAGACACTGTGCACAAGCAAGGGCAATAGAAAATGAATGTTATGTGGCCATTGCGGGAAGCGTTGGCAATTTGCCAAATGTGCACAATATGGATATTCAGTTTGCCCAGTCAATGGTATTTACACCTTGTGATTTTTCATTTCCTACCAATGGCATAAAAGCCGAAGCAACCCCCAACACCGAAATGATTTTAATTGCTGACGTGGATATTGATTTGCTTAGGGAGTTAAATGAATTTGGAAGTGTACGAAACCTTAAGGACCGAAGAAGGGATGTGTTTGAATTAAAAAGAAAACGCTGA
- a CDS encoding DUF2200 domain-containing protein yields MKVTAEKNEKVAKMIFASVYPHYVNKVEKKGRTKEDLHKVIEWLTGFNEDKLQELIDEKVTFETFFQKAKLHPNAHLIKGVICGYRIEEIDFDLYRQARYLDKLVDELAKGRKMEKILREEKQ; encoded by the coding sequence ATGAAGGTTACAGCCGAAAAAAATGAAAAAGTTGCCAAAATGATTTTTGCCTCTGTCTACCCCCATTATGTAAACAAAGTGGAGAAAAAAGGCAGAACAAAAGAGGACCTTCACAAAGTAATCGAATGGCTAACCGGATTCAACGAAGACAAATTGCAAGAGCTTATCGATGAAAAGGTAACATTTGAAACGTTTTTTCAAAAAGCAAAATTACATCCAAATGCTCATCTCATTAAAGGCGTGATTTGTGGTTACCGTATAGAAGAAATCGACTTTGATCTGTATAGACAGGCACGGTACCTAGATAAATTAGTTGATGAATTGGCAAAAGGCCGTAAAATGGAAAAGATTTTACGAGAGGAAAAGCAATAG
- a CDS encoding TonB-dependent receptor domain-containing protein, which produces MKFIQLLSLFIFVVSGIQAQQLKVKGSILESNTQQPVPYATVAVKSLESQTLISGTTSDENGLFEMVIDSPNVVFEVSFMGYFPVSISEFKVLNNQIDLGIIFLQEDAEQLDEVVVKGEVSKTVFKLDKRIFNVGSDISSTGVSALEVLNNVPSVNVNIEGEVTLRGSSGVQILINGKPSVLADQSGNALGTITADMIESIEVITNPSAKYEASGTTGILNIILKKEEKKGWNGSISANTGVPDNHSVGGSINRRTEKFNLFSQFGAGYRSLPRDTEADNRNLASNETIYSYGEDYRNETFFNITLGTDYHINEYNVLTLSGNFAYEIEDQPSKTNYRHFNGDNLISRWVRNETTDATNPKWQYEFNWKKTFENNEDHTFQLSALGSFFGKDQSSKFTDTTLEGDNVDSNQRTTTNFQQADYTFKADYVNPISKVLTIETGAQYVINDVGNDFEVFDFVNDGYVTNEDLTNNFEWNQNVLGVYATGAYENDTWGVKVGLRVENTDLNTLLTNTNESNSKNFTNLFPTFHSSYKFSENFSLQGGYSKRIFRPRLWDLNPFFNIRNNFNIYAGNPDLQPEFTDSYELTSIYKIGKASLSSSLYYRYTTDVVERVSTFEDNVTFTTPQNIGTNATVGFETNGKYSPAKWLTITGDFNFNYFERKGAFEDQVFDFTGNQWSSRLGTKIGLPADFDLELTGNYQSGYQTVQGEQSGFAFMDLGLRKKIFKGKIVANLGVRDVFASRIQERYVYQTSFESYNYSLRGRFVTFGVSYGFGKGEAMTYSGRRR; this is translated from the coding sequence ATGAAATTTATTCAGCTTTTAAGCTTGTTCATATTTGTTGTTTCAGGAATTCAAGCCCAACAATTAAAGGTTAAGGGCAGTATTCTTGAATCCAACACACAACAACCTGTTCCCTATGCAACAGTCGCCGTAAAGTCTCTGGAATCACAAACTTTAATCTCGGGAACAACAAGTGATGAAAATGGTCTGTTTGAAATGGTAATAGATTCGCCAAACGTAGTATTTGAAGTGTCGTTTATGGGGTACTTTCCCGTTTCCATCTCTGAATTTAAGGTTTTAAACAATCAAATAGATTTAGGAATTATCTTCTTACAGGAAGACGCTGAACAATTGGATGAAGTAGTGGTGAAAGGCGAAGTGTCCAAGACTGTTTTTAAATTGGACAAACGAATTTTTAATGTAGGTTCGGATATAAGTAGTACAGGTGTAAGTGCTTTGGAAGTATTGAACAATGTCCCTTCTGTAAATGTAAATATTGAAGGCGAAGTAACCCTGCGTGGCAGCAGTGGGGTGCAAATATTAATCAATGGAAAACCGTCTGTGCTTGCAGACCAGTCAGGAAATGCATTGGGGACCATAACTGCAGACATGATAGAAAGCATAGAGGTTATTACCAATCCATCAGCAAAATACGAAGCATCAGGAACAACAGGAATATTGAATATTATTCTGAAAAAGGAGGAGAAAAAGGGATGGAATGGGTCTATTTCGGCCAATACGGGAGTGCCCGATAACCATAGCGTTGGTGGAAGTATAAATCGTAGGACAGAGAAATTTAACTTGTTCTCTCAGTTTGGGGCAGGTTACCGGTCGCTACCAAGAGATACCGAAGCTGACAATAGAAACTTAGCCAGTAATGAAACTATTTACAGCTATGGAGAGGATTATAGAAATGAAACGTTTTTCAATATTACTTTGGGTACAGACTATCATATAAATGAATACAATGTGCTTACTCTTTCAGGGAATTTTGCCTATGAAATTGAAGACCAGCCCTCCAAAACAAATTATAGACATTTTAATGGAGATAATTTAATTTCAAGATGGGTAAGAAATGAAACTACCGATGCAACAAATCCAAAATGGCAGTACGAGTTTAATTGGAAAAAAACCTTCGAAAATAATGAAGACCATACCTTTCAGTTGAGTGCTTTGGGGAGTTTCTTTGGAAAAGATCAATCCTCAAAATTTACAGATACAACGCTTGAAGGCGATAATGTAGATAGTAACCAACGCACTACAACCAATTTTCAACAGGCAGATTATACGTTTAAGGCAGATTATGTAAATCCTATTTCAAAAGTGTTAACCATAGAAACCGGTGCTCAATACGTTATTAATGATGTGGGTAATGATTTTGAAGTGTTTGATTTTGTAAACGATGGCTATGTAACTAACGAGGACTTGACCAATAATTTTGAATGGAACCAAAATGTGTTGGGGGTGTATGCTACTGGAGCCTATGAAAATGATACATGGGGAGTGAAGGTTGGTTTGAGGGTTGAGAATACAGACCTTAATACCTTATTGACCAACACAAATGAAAGCAATTCGAAAAATTTCACCAATTTGTTTCCAACATTCCATAGCTCATACAAATTCAGTGAAAACTTTTCGCTGCAAGGTGGGTATTCAAAACGAATTTTTAGACCTCGTTTATGGGACTTAAATCCTTTTTTCAACATCAGAAACAATTTTAATATCTACGCAGGAAATCCTGACCTGCAGCCGGAATTCACAGATTCTTATGAACTGACGAGTATTTATAAAATAGGAAAAGCCTCGTTAAGCTCTAGCCTTTACTACCGCTATACAACTGATGTGGTGGAGCGCGTTTCTACTTTTGAGGATAATGTAACCTTTACTACTCCTCAAAATATAGGCACCAACGCAACTGTTGGTTTTGAAACCAATGGCAAATACAGTCCTGCTAAATGGCTAACCATAACAGGTGATTTTAATTTCAACTATTTTGAACGCAAAGGAGCTTTCGAAGACCAAGTTTTTGATTTTACGGGGAATCAGTGGTCCTCTCGGTTAGGGACAAAAATTGGCTTGCCAGCTGATTTTGATTTGGAATTAACTGGAAACTATCAATCAGGGTATCAAACCGTTCAAGGAGAACAAAGTGGTTTTGCTTTTATGGATTTAGGGCTTCGGAAAAAAATATTCAAGGGAAAAATTGTCGCAAATTTAGGGGTTCGGGATGTGTTTGCTTCAAGAATACAGGAGCGTTATGTCTATCAAACTTCATTTGAATCTTACAATTATAGTTTGCGTGGTCGTTTTGTTACTTTTGGTGTCAGCTATGGCTTTGGTAAAGGTGAAGCTATGACCTACTCGGGGAGAAGAAGGTGA
- a CDS encoding thioredoxin fold domain-containing protein, with the protein MSKTNAQLVNSLTNSPKTTKTKSHPFWRLFWLTFLVVSLAYAWYSFYVPSNDVAWADNMVSAKELVNDSDKNMMLFFTGDWCVPCRIMKREVFADKEVSKAINSQVVPVIINVDDPNVEELIKHYKVGTTPITIFTNPQGEVLDYAVGKIGKTEFLEMLKNL; encoded by the coding sequence ATGTCTAAAACAAATGCGCAACTCGTAAATTCATTGACCAATTCCCCAAAGACTACAAAAACTAAGTCACATCCATTTTGGAGGTTGTTTTGGCTCACGTTCCTTGTAGTTTCACTTGCTTATGCATGGTATTCATTTTACGTCCCTTCCAATGACGTGGCCTGGGCGGACAATATGGTCTCGGCAAAGGAACTTGTCAACGATTCGGATAAAAACATGATGCTATTTTTTACTGGGGATTGGTGCGTGCCTTGCCGAATTATGAAGCGTGAAGTTTTTGCTGACAAGGAAGTCTCAAAGGCCATCAATTCGCAAGTTGTCCCAGTAATAATTAATGTGGATGATCCTAATGTGGAAGAGCTCATAAAGCACTATAAAGTTGGCACAACACCAATAACAATTTTTACCAATCCTCAAGGAGAAGTACTGGATTATGCGGTTGGAAAGATTGGAAAGACAGAATTTTTGGAAATGCTTAAAAATTTATAG
- a CDS encoding histone H1, with amino-acid sequence MKELLEQINAQFEAFSSDATAQLENGNKAAGTRARKATLEMTKLMKEFRKVSLEASKQ; translated from the coding sequence ATGAAAGAACTTTTAGAACAAATCAATGCACAATTCGAAGCGTTTTCATCTGATGCAACAGCGCAATTGGAAAATGGAAACAAAGCAGCAGGAACAAGAGCGCGTAAAGCAACTTTGGAAATGACCAAACTAATGAAGGAATTCCGTAAAGTGTCTTTAGAAGCTTCTAAGCAATAA
- a CDS encoding histone H1: protein MKELLEQISAQFEAFSTDATAQLENGNKAAGTRARKATLEMTKLMKEFRKVSLEASKQ from the coding sequence ATAAAGGAACTTTTAGAACAAATCAGCGCACAATTCGAAGCATTTTCAACAGATGCCACAGCACAATTGGAAAACGGAAACAAAGCCGCTGGCACAAGAGCCCGTAAAGCGACTTTGGAAATGACCAAATTAATGAAGGAATTTCGTAAAGTGTCTTTGGAAGCTTCTAAGCAATAA
- a CDS encoding tyrosine-protein phosphatase, translated as MTFRIYKNTMALAAMVVASSCADYQKSEQPPYTLNETIYVQRLDNNDYELKLNSTGNWTIYKGTSANAINWDEIASLSEGKPSVVVKNETPNKRLFFAAVTGADTLYFSEREINLKKAYNFRDLGGIPTLDGKHTKWGLIYRSGEIAELSKEDLAYLQELGLKTILDLRSDEEIAEKPDMYPANVVWKHLPIGDMGKQGKMKEMMKIIQEADPETFNADELMEAASVQFVNSTNNFKILFEELLDENAERTPLLYHCTAGKDRTGFSSAFILRALGVDEQTVIDEYVLSNYFRYEYNEEMVEKAAKYYGIDQRVLRPMMGVKAQWLQKGFDEIQKKYGSFDNYLREIGVDSSVQAQLRGKFLE; from the coding sequence ATGACATTCAGAATATATAAAAACACAATGGCACTAGCGGCCATGGTAGTGGCCAGTTCTTGTGCCGATTACCAAAAATCTGAACAGCCACCTTACACGCTAAACGAGACGATTTATGTACAACGTTTAGACAACAATGATTATGAATTAAAACTGAACAGTACCGGCAATTGGACGATTTATAAAGGAACTAGTGCCAATGCCATCAATTGGGATGAAATAGCCTCGCTGTCTGAAGGCAAGCCCTCTGTGGTCGTAAAAAATGAAACCCCTAACAAACGCTTATTTTTTGCTGCAGTTACCGGTGCGGATACCTTATACTTTTCGGAGCGTGAAATCAACCTGAAAAAGGCCTATAACTTTAGGGATTTGGGAGGCATTCCAACCTTAGACGGCAAACATACCAAATGGGGCTTGATTTATAGATCTGGAGAAATTGCTGAATTATCGAAAGAAGATTTGGCCTATTTGCAGGAATTGGGATTGAAAACTATTTTGGACTTACGATCGGATGAAGAAATAGCGGAAAAGCCAGATATGTACCCTGCCAATGTAGTGTGGAAACATTTGCCAATTGGCGATATGGGCAAGCAAGGTAAAATGAAGGAAATGATGAAGATCATTCAAGAGGCAGATCCAGAAACCTTTAACGCCGACGAATTAATGGAGGCAGCGTCTGTTCAATTTGTAAATAGCACCAATAATTTTAAAATTCTATTTGAAGAATTGTTGGATGAAAACGCAGAGCGTACCCCTTTGTTATATCATTGTACAGCAGGAAAGGATAGAACTGGGTTTTCTTCGGCTTTTATTTTAAGGGCTTTGGGCGTAGATGAGCAAACCGTAATTGACGAGTATGTGTTGTCCAATTATTTTAGATATGAATACAATGAGGAGATGGTAGAAAAAGCCGCCAAATACTATGGTATAGACCAAAGGGTATTACGACCAATGATGGGGGTAAAGGCCCAATGGCTGCAAAAGGGGTTTGATGAGATCCAGAAGAAATATGGCTCTTTTGATAACTATTTAAGGGAGATAGGTGTGGATTCTTCGGTACAGGCACAATTAAGGGGCAAGTTTTTGGAGTAG